One Lycium barbarum isolate Lr01 chromosome 5, ASM1917538v2, whole genome shotgun sequence genomic window carries:
- the LOC132639454 gene encoding uncharacterized protein LOC132639454 has product MPPGMYQVQKGPYQEGPAPPVENVHYADYIAKGDIPGPIQRYCRPQQGQGAYHKNQGNYTNNYGGSNQGRYNNNNGNFGNKSSNPYIPPKGQSNDQGSSRLESMLEKVLASQMNTEKTLSGLSKTVAIQNLEQQMHGLSREQLRAKKRGLPSDTIPNPKNRGGGLENSFAISTRSGKILQSADKKVIDLDPVNEEELVQSNVPNVDDAVRVEERVADIPNVAADTNAVKEMPGFDKFLKYLLTKKRSVQYETVNLTHQLSSIIASTTVKKKKDPGAFTIPCNIRHHSFTRAFCDNGVNINLMPLATYKKSEFGMPRPNSIRLQMADRSIKRPVGVVDDVLVSVGKFMLPTDLVILDFAVDKDIPIILRKPFLATARALIGCEKN; this is encoded by the exons atgccgcctggaatgtaccaagtccaaAAGGGTCCATATCAAGAAGGTCCCGCTCCACCAGTTGAAAATGTTCACTATGCAGACTACATAGCAAAAGGGGATATTCCTGGGCCAATTCAAAGATACTGTAGACCTCAACAAGGGCAAGGTGCATACCACAAAAACCAAGGGAACTACACTAACAATTATGGTGGATCGAACCAAGgtagatacaacaacaataatggtaACTTCGGAAACAAAAGTTCCAACCCTtatattccaccaaaagggcagtctaatgatcaaggtagttcaaGGTTAgagtcaatgcttgaaaaagtgttggcAAGTCAGATGAATACCgaaaagacattatctgggctatcaAAGACAGTGGCTATTCAAAACCTTGAACAACAGATGCATGGCCTTTCTAGAGAGCAGCTTCGTGCTAAAAAGAGAggacttcctagtgatactattccaaaccctAAGAATAGAGGTGGTGGTTTGGAGAATTCTTTTGCTATTAGCacgagaagtggtaaaatacttcaaagTGCTGACAAGAAGGTGATTGATCTAGATCCGGTTAATGAGGAAGAACTGGTGCAGTCTAATGTGCCTAATGTGGATGATGCAGTTCGAGTTGAAGAGAGAGTTGCTGATATTCCAAATGTTGCTGCTGATACTA ATGCTGTGAAAGAGATGCCCGGATTTGATAAGTTCTTGAAATACCTGCTTACGAAGAAGAGGTCTGTTCAAtatgagacagtgaatttaactcaCCAACTGAGTTCGATTATTGCTTCTACCACagttaagaaaaaaaaagatccaGGGGCGTTTACCATTCCGTGTAATATTAGGCATCATTCTTTTACTCGTGCTTTCTGTGATAATGGGGTGAATATCAATTTAATGCCTCTTGCTACTTATAAGAAATCTGAATTCGGAATGCCTAGACCGAATTCTATACGATTACAAATGGCGGACAGATCCATCAAGAGGCCAGTTGGGGTTGTAGATGATGTGTTGGTATCAGTGGGTAAGTTTATGTTGCCTACTGATCTCGTTATACTGGATTTTGCAGTTGATAAAGATATTCCTATCATCCTGAGAAAACCCTTCCTTGCTACGGCCAGAGCACTTATAGGCTGTGAGAAGAACTAA